The region GGTGTCAGGAAATGGTGCTGAGTTGAATTGAATAGCTTGCCGGTTTAATACTTGGGGCTGTAACGTTACGAATGAATGGTTAGCTGATAAAGGATTTATCCATGTAGTAAATTCCTCAGTAATCATATTTTCGGTAACAATTAGTCTCGTTCCTCTCACTTGCCGAATCATATCTATACCATGTTCGTCCTGTACCCTAAAAAATAGCTCATTTTCTTCGAGGTACTGGTGTGTCATCCCATCACTGGGGTATGAAAGAGAGTAGTGTATAGCTGTTGAGCTTGGATAAACGTTTACTCCTGTTACCGATAAAGTTGCATCACCTATTGTTTCTTCCATTTCTAATGAGTGAGAGGTAGTTGATTGGTCTGCGATTACACGGGACACAGGAAAATGAAAACTCCAATCTCCCTGGAGCTGTCCAATCTCTTGAATAGAGAGGGACAGTGTAAACTCGTCTGGAAGATCTGTGGGTAACCTCATACTTGAGAAGCCTATATAATGCTGTTTTTGAGGTGATCTATAGATCGTATTGTTAATGGTAAAGGCGGCTGTTTCTTCTCCGTTAATAGAAAGCTTCATCTCTTTAATACCGATAAAATCATCTTCACTAATTTCTATATATTGATCTAATATAGAAGCTTGGTAGAAGCTTCTTCCCTCGTACATCTGATTGAAATGCTTTAATTTGTCGGGATGGCTTGTTCCATATTCACCATTATCCGTGATAGAATAACCAATCGCTATCCTTGAGCCATCATATAAGACTTCATCCACTGTAATTTCTAAGCCTTGGTCATTTACCGATTGTTTGATCTCGTCTGTAAAACCTTGGCTGGATGCTTGTCTTAAACCTTCATCTCCTGATTTCTGAAAAATCGTGGATAAGAAAGGTAGGTTCTGCAAGGATTGAGCAACCGCTGGGGAAAAGAAGGCTGAAACCGTTAATCCAACGAAACAAAGAATAAAAGCACAAGCTGTTAGAGCAACATGTCTTCTAAGTTTCCTATTTACTGGTAGTTGCTGAAGAGTTTGATCAATTCGCTGATATATAATTTCGGGGGTATCGGAATTTACTCTCTTCAATTGTCGCTTTAACTGGCTATCCATCTCAGAATGGTTCATTTGAGGCACACCTCGCATTCGATTTATTCATGACCTTTATTAGCTGTGTTCTTGCTCGAAACAACCTTGATTTAACAGTGCCAATGGGGATGTCGAGCATCTCAGCAATCTCCTTAATAGAACAATCCTCCTGATAGTAGAGCGTGACTATAATACGTAAATCTTCATCCAACTGTTCAAGAATTTCTTGTAGCTCTAGCTGTTCATAGTTATCTATATGAGGCTTGTCTTTGAGAGTCTGGACAGGGATGATTTTCTTTTTCTGCTTTAACGACCTATGACATTCGTTGATTTCTATCCGTACAAGCCACGTATAAAAATATTCAGGCTGCCTTAAGCTTTTCAGGTTTTGATAGGCCATTAGAATAGTTTCCTGAATCACATCCGCACAATCTGCATCTGATTTTAAGTAGGACTTGGCAATTCGATATAGGGTTTGTTCATAATGCTTGATCAGCCAACAGAATGCTTCTTTATTTCCTTTTTGCGCTTGTTTTACCTTGCTTACAATTTCTTGTCTCATATTCTCCTCCTTTCATTTACTGCTTCATTAATTAGATAAAAAGACGAGGTGATAGGTTCACGGAAACTATTTTATATTTTGTGCACGCTGTAGTAGAACTACATAAATAGCCATAGCTCTTGAACATAGAGCTATGGCTAAGCAGTAAATCATGTAGTTGTTCTTAAAGTCAAAAAATCAGGAGGATAAACCCTGCAACCAGCAAAATTAGAATAGCTATTACAATAAAAACAACAAGTAGTCTTTTTAGCATGAAAAACCTCCGAATAACAAATATGACTAGTCTAAGTGTACCTTGATCCCACAAAAAAATGAAGGGACAGGGATGATTTAATTGAAAAAAGACCTCTTTTGTTGAAAAGAATTGCTGAAAATATCCTTTTCCAAGAGGGCAGATCTATAAAATACAGTCTAACGAACGGAGGTGTTGCTTATCCGCACTAGCCTATAGTTTTGGTCCAGCCGACAGCTCTAAACCTGTAGAAAGGTTAAATCGCTTAAAGTTCTGGACAAACAACTGAGCTAGCTCAGTTGCCTTTTGATCATATACTTCCTTATCGATCCATGTATTCCTAGGCTGTAGAAGCTCGGCAGGAACACTAGGGCAGGAGGTAGGAACAAACAAACCAAAAACAGGCTCTTGCTCATAGCTGACTTCTTTGAGCTCTCCTTGAATAGCTGCAGTAACCATAGCACGTGTATATGTTAAATTCATCCGCTGTCCTACACCGTATCCACCACCAGTCCAGCCTGTATTCACTAAGTATACGTCTGTATCATGCTGCTCCATCTTTTCGCCTAGCATTTCTGCATATACATCTGGAGCTAAAGGTAGGAAAGGAGCTCCAAAGCACGTTGAAAACGTTGCTTCTGGCTCAGTCACTCCGCGTTCAGTCCCAGCAAGCTTGCTGGTGTAGCCAGACAGAAAATGGTACATCGCTTGCTC is a window of Bacillus horti DNA encoding:
- a CDS encoding DUF4179 domain-containing protein → MNHSEMDSQLKRQLKRVNSDTPEIIYQRIDQTLQQLPVNRKLRRHVALTACAFILCFVGLTVSAFFSPAVAQSLQNLPFLSTIFQKSGDEGLRQASSQGFTDEIKQSVNDQGLEITVDEVLYDGSRIAIGYSITDNGEYGTSHPDKLKHFNQMYEGRSFYQASILDQYIEISEDDFIGIKEMKLSINGEETAAFTINNTIYRSPQKQHYIGFSSMRLPTDLPDEFTLSLSIQEIGQLQGDWSFHFPVSRVIADQSTTSHSLEMEETIGDATLSVTGVNVYPSSTAIHYSLSYPSDGMTHQYLEENELFFRVQDEHGIDMIRQVRGTRLIVTENMITEEFTTWINPLSANHSFVTLQPQVLNRQAIQFNSAPFPDTFPLIISQGDVGELQINDIKHFEDRTLVFGQALGQAPYEQSHELWFEDQRGFKTHFRDITYTHSLDEEHPGAFVLEFPYLRQEVLNQLHIVTRELSVSDLWKEFRMEIPLN
- a CDS encoding RNA polymerase sigma factor, giving the protein MRQEIVSKVKQAQKGNKEAFCWLIKHYEQTLYRIAKSYLKSDADCADVIQETILMAYQNLKSLRQPEYFYTWLVRIEINECHRSLKQKKKIIPVQTLKDKPHIDNYEQLELQEILEQLDEDLRIIVTLYYQEDCSIKEIAEMLDIPIGTVKSRLFRARTQLIKVMNKSNARCASNEPF